Proteins found in one Malassezia vespertilionis chromosome 5, complete sequence genomic segment:
- a CDS encoding uncharacterized protein (EggNog:ENOG503NVB7; COG:P; TransMembrane:11 (o23-47i54-74o112-131i143-163o183-200i216-234o246-265i277-297o303-320i332-351o377-402i)): MVEVKLDNANNIVTNGMYNLGDISWILVSTCLVFLIGPGIGFFYAGLLRRKNALSMIGLCFALMAVVSIQWFFWGFSLAFSDSGNPFIGDMKNFGLINVDMQPSAGAKTIPQLVYCIYQMMFASIAPVIMCGAFSERCRIGPILIFAFCWTTIVYDPIAFWTWNVGKGWANKLGALDFAGGTPLHISSGSAALAISLYIGRRRGYGTEQLAYRPNNVTYVALGTILLWFGWFGFNGGSGLGANLRSAQAIMVTHISACSGGFTWMLLDYRLERKWSVVGFCSGVISGLVSITPAAGYVGTPSALVFGILGAAACNFATQLKNLLGYDDALDIFAAHAVGGMVGNFLTALFADGRVSSFDGSDPSLGSGWINHHWIQLGYQLAAAFSGMGWSFVLTFILLFIVDHVPYCHFRMSEEDEEDEMVGADIAQIGEEAYAFLGTLDLHLMGNSHLHKDAENATFADNWLAREKPANTSNEALHTATVPDNVA, encoded by the coding sequence ATGGTGGAAGTAAAGCTGGATAACGCCAACAATATTGTTACCAATGGCATGTATAACCTAGGCGATATTTCATGGATCCTTGTGTCCACATGTCTTGTCTTCCTCATTGGGCCCGGCATCGGGTTCTTCTATGCCGGCCTCTTACGGCGTAAAAATGCGCTTAGTATGATTGGGttgtgctttgcgctcaTGGCCGTCGTCTCTATACAATGGTTTTTCTGGGGCTTTTCCTTGGCATTTAGCGACAGCGGAAACCCTTTTATTGGTGACATGAAGAATTTCGGCTTGATCAATGTTGATATGCAGCCTAGTGCTGGGGCCAAAACGATCCCGCAACTTGTCTATTGTATCTACCAAATGATGTTTGCTAGCATTGCACCTGTCATTATGTGTGGCGCTTTTTCCGAGCGCTGTCGCATCGGGCCCATTCTCATATTCGCATTCTGCTGGACGACCATTGTCTACGACCCGATTGCTTTTTGGACGTGGAATGTGGGGAAAGGATGGGCTAACAAATTGGGCGCACTTGACTTTGCCGGCGGAACGCCTTTGCATATCAGTTCTGGCAGCGCAGCCTTGGCCATCTCCTTGTATATTGGCCGTCGTCGCGGGTACGGTACGGAACAGCTTGCGTACCGTCCGAATAATGTAACGTAtgttgcgctcggcacaaTCCTGCTTTGGTTTGGGTGGTTTGGCTTCAACGGTGGCTCCGGGCTGGGCGCCAAcctgcgctcggcacaaGCGATTATGGTCACGCATATTTCCGCATGCAGCGGTGGCTTTACATGGATGCTGCTTGATTaccgcctcgagcgcaaatGGTCGGTTGTCGGGTTCTGCTCCGGTGTCATCTCTGGGCTTGTCTCCATTACGCCAGCGGCTGGGTACGTCGGCACGCCATCCGCTCTTGTCTTTGGCATTTTgggtgcagctgcttgtaATTTTGCCACCCAACTCAAGAATCTGCTTGGCTACGACGATGCGTTGGATAtctttgctgcgcatgctgtCGGTGGCATGGTCGGCAACTTTTTGACGGCGTTGTTTGCCGATGGCCGCGTATCGAGCTTTGACGGGAGCGATCCTTCACTTGGCTCTGGCTGGATCAACCACCATTGGATACAGCTAGGATACCAACTGGCGGCCGCATTTTCCGGTATGGGCTGGTCTTTTGTCCTCACGTTTATCCTGCTCTTTATCGTCGATCACGTACCCTATTGCCACTTCCGCATGTCGGAAgaggacgaagaggacgaAATGGTGGGTGCAGATATTGCACAGATCGGTGAGGAAGCGTACGCGTTTCTTGGTACGCTCGATTTGCATCTTATGGGGAACTCCCACTTGCATAAGGATGCGGAAAATGCAACATTTGCCGATAATTGGCTTGCGCGAGAGAAGCCCGCAAATACCTCCAACGAAGCACTGCATACTGCTACTGTGCCAGACAATGTGGCCTAA